AAGGTATGAATCACAGATCATGCTAAGGAAATATCTATTTTCTTTGTCCAATACTTGGATTTCTTTTGGACTAccaaccctttttttttctctggaaACAGTGGATAGAAAATTATCGACATACCGAGCAATCATCTCACAAGGTAAAAACAaccatacattttttttggaattgcactgttttctttatttgttaTTGCGCCCTCTTAACTTTGTTGTTGTACAGTGGGGAATAATATGTAGCAGAGGAGCTTACCAAGCAATTAAGATTGCTGCTACTGACTTTACTGAGATTAGCGCAACTTTCGCTTACATTGGCTACCATGTAGGATCCCTCACATACATTTGATTTGATGTAGCTTACAGTGTCTAATATGTAGTATCTAACAGTTGCATTCTTTCTATCCCGTGTGTATAAACCCTTCCAGACCGGCAGATTTGCCTACCAAATCGAAGTATAGTACGAACACCGATACGATCACCGTGCTCAGGAAAACTTGTTCTTAATGAAAATTAAGGGCATACTACGTTTACAGATAAGCGATTAAGGGCATACTACGTTTACAGGTTGATTCTTAATGAAAATTAATGAAAAGGAAGTGCTCCTGCCTGCTCCTAAAAAATACTACGTTTACAGGACTTTATaaaattatagaaaaaaattagTTTAATTTGGACATAACTCTTAACTCAGTAGGGAAACAACATTAAGATCCTGCATCTGAATGATAAATTCAATCATAGAATTTCCTCACTGATTGAAGAAGAGAATGCCGATGTTGTACTGGTCTTGGCATTGTAACTGAAACTAATAAACTGCATCCATACTATGGCTAGAGGAATTACAGATCTTATCATGGATGTTTGTTCGCACAGATGTACAGCAGAATCACGAGAATGAACCGAGAAGCATTGGATTGCTTGCTTCATAAACTGTACAGTAAACAGAAATTTTCCCACACACATAGCACGAGGGTTCTTGGCACCAGAACTATCAGCACATCTAGTTCGTCCCAAGGATTTCGTACTTTACAAGATTTTATCATTTACAAGATGGTAAACTAATTCAGTCCTGCTTTTGCTAAATCAAGCGGACCGATGGAGTACTTTCCTTTTCTGCACAAAGGATATGGGAGCAAGCCCCTTGTTATCTATCCTAGTGCTTCAAACTGAAAGAGAGTAGGCACAGATCCGACGGCTGGCGAGCACCATTCCTATCAACCATCTACAAATAGACAGCATAAGAATATTGCACTCAGAACTCTATACGTAAATGGAAAGTTTAAATAACAAAACTGAAACAAGATGGTACACATACCTTGAATCCTATATGATCATATAGCCTCCGAGCTGGCAAGTTATCCTTATGTACATGAATATAAATACTTTCAGCACCTACAAATAGGGGATGAAGGTCGATATCAGCAGATGAACCACTATTAACAGTTTTTACTATTACAAATAATTTAGATTTACCATTGAATCTTGCAGCATCAATGGCCAATAACAACATGTTGGTGGCAATCCCTTGACGCCGTGCATACTTAGCAACACATACATTTGTTAAATATCCAAATTTTGGCTGATGTGGTTGATATATTCTAGCGTAAAATGGTGAGTTTCCAGGCTCCTGTGAATAACTTTGAAGTAACTTCCAATGACACTGACAGGAGTAATATAAAGACACTCGTCCTATTTTTCCATACCTCAGGATATTTTTCCCCATGCAGAGGATGCCTGACACATACATCCAGGGTACCAACGACACTATTCACCACAGTTCGTGTGAGATCATCATTCTTTACCTGCAATATTACACTGTGAGTGAGATTTGAACCGTGAAGATTTCCATGGAAAACAATTAACCTTGAAGTAGAGGAAAATGTCTGAAAAGTGTTTTTTGGGTGTTTGACAAATTAGACCTAAATAATTAGCACACAAGATCTCAAACGAAAACAGAAAACTCGAGTTTTAATTTGTCATTTATTAGATAGTCATTTGGCATGTGTCACTTCCCTCAAAGCATACTTTCATGAACAAACATGCTGGATCAAAGATCTAATAAATTCAATAAGTGGTTTACAGACAGCTTTAAGTCATACCGCAACGAAACAGGTATACTTCTCTCCAACCTGGTTGCTGCATCTCTTCTTTAACGCATGAAATTCCTGCAATGAGATGATTGACGACGATAGACGTGAAGCAGAACGTAAACCATTGAATGATCAGTTGGTGTAATATTGATGCGCAGATTTTGACATCTTTACCATCCCAATTGCctcaagcaaaaacaaaacaatggTTAATTGATTTTACACGTACCTGCGACGCAAACTTTCTTTTGAAGCTTTCAACATATCTGCAGTGAAAAATAATTGTAGATAAATATTAGCTGCTAGATAATGCTAAAAGAAGTGCATAAGCCCTGACAATTAAAATACTAACCGATCGCCTGACTGATCTTCATAGCGATGTTCTGCTCTCAACCATGCGGCAATCTATCAAGTCTTGGTAAGAAGAGATGTAAGTCACAGTAGTAATGTAAATATTGTTTCATTACATTATAGCACCAACTAAAACGTGAAGGTGCATGATTTGGAACATAAATGCTAGCTAGGAATCTCATGCTCTGAGCAATTATTAGAATGAAAACAAACGACAGATAGAAAACACTAGTATAATCCTTGAGATTATTGTCACCAACTCATTATAAAACACACGTGCTGGCCATGCTAACCAGAAATAGATGGCTTTAAAGTAGTGCCCAGAATAAATGATCTTATATTTTCTACAAGTAACAAGAATAATACCCAGTATTCCTCGTCCATTATAGCCTCCCGAGCAACATAGCAGCCAAACAACCTTTTGTATTTGCAATCACTTTCTTCAACTGATGGTCGGAGACGATTGAAACGGAGATCAGATGGTTCCGCTGGATGCAAAGGTGTTGGGGTCACTGTTATCTTATTGGATAAGCTTGACGAAAGCCCAGGGAGGGATGATTTCTTCTTGGCAACATTAAGGCTATCGGTGACTGTTTCCTCTTCTCTATTGTTTGTGGAAACCACAGGTTCATCTTTCCTGAAAAAAATACACTTATTTTGCATGAAAATAACACACAACATGCGTGAATATGTAAGCATGATGTTGTTATTGTTCACATATCTATACTttcaaatcaagaaaagatCAAGCTTGAATGCTCCACTGACAACTTAACTCCAGCGACTTCTGTTATATTCCTATGGTGAGTATTCCCTTCCCAGTTTCACCATGCCAAGACATAGACATCAGTGCACACGTAAAACCCAAGTAACAACCAACGGAGCATCAGCACATGCTAAACAAACAAGATGCTACTCCGTATCAAAGTACTAGAGTTCTGCCTCAAAAAAATCGCAGTCACCAGCCCTTTCTTCAGCAGAGCAGCATCTTTATTATCTTCAAGTTTGGATTAAAGTTGTACTAGTGGCATAATTGGTGCGATTCCAACCAGCAACCAGTGGACCTCAATGACAACAGGCCTCAATAGAAGTATGATCCTAAATTGAACTAACCGCCTAACCGGTGACCTTCCTTGTCATGAATATACAGCTTGCAACGACCAACCTAAGTAATCCATACTCGGCAAAATTTCCTACTAAAAAGTTTTTCTGGATTCATTTCCCCCATCGATCAAATCAGGCATGTCCCTCCCTCTGCTGCAACTCGCGGCCAAAATCACGAAATCCCTCTTACACTACGACACCGAACGAACAAACGGGGCAAGAGCCGAAGAAGGGAGCTCACATAGGCGTGGCGAAGACACGGCGGTGGAGGACGCCCCTGGCACCGACGAAGCCGAGCCTGGCCccggccagcggcggcggggcgacgGCGCCGGTCGCCATGCCCGCGCTGACCTCACTTCGCGGGAGGGGAGAACAGGAGACCCGGGGGCCGGGGCTGCCTCTGGCCCGCGGGAGGAGAGGGTgggggaacggcggcggcaggggggAAATGCCGGGCGCGGCGGGGTCAGACTTGGCGTGCAGAGTCGACTACTACCACTAGTCCACTACCAAGCCCGCAGCGCcggctcctccttctccctggTGAACGACTCTTCTATTCTTCTATCCGTTTCGCTTTTCCGTGGGCCTGCCCGACGCGTCTAGTTTTAGATGGATTGGGGTTTTTCGGTGGCGGGTAGCCACCTGCCGACCTACGGGGGTTGttacttgttcttcgtgtTGTGCCACGCGACGCGCCCACGGTGGTCCGGCAGCTCCGCTGTATGACTGCTCACTCCATCGtggtatagatttttatacaagtACACGTCATTTATTTTAGGACAGAAGTTGTACATGAATAACTAAAATTAGATCAACGCACTCCACAAAGATACACTATTTGGATATTTGCAACGATTTTAGATGTATGTACCTCTCAGGTTGCAAG
This is a stretch of genomic DNA from Brachypodium distachyon strain Bd21 chromosome 1, Brachypodium_distachyon_v3.0, whole genome shotgun sequence. It encodes these proteins:
- the LOC100839034 gene encoding uncharacterized protein LOC100839034: MATGAVAPPPLAGARLGFVGARGVLHRRVFATPMKDEPVVSTNNREEETVTDSLNVAKKKSSLPGLSSSLSNKITVTPTPLHPAEPSDLRFNRLRPSVEESDCKYKRLFGCYVAREAIMDEEYWIAAWLRAEHRYEDQSGDRYVESFKRKFASQEFHALKKRCSNQVGEKYTCFVAVKNDDLTRTVVNSVVGTLDVCVRHPLHGEKYPEEPGNSPFYARIYQPHQPKFGYLTNVCVAKYARRQGIATNMLLLAIDAARFNGAESIYIHVHKDNLPARRLYDHIGFKMVDRNGARQPSDLCLLSFSLKH